The following nucleotide sequence is from Rhizobium binae.
CATGTGGTACGAGCGGTTCATGCTGCTGACGACGGCGCTTTATCGCGACTGGCTGGTGTCCTCCTATGGCGAATATCGCCCCAGTTTCTGGGAATGGTTGTTGTTTGCCGGCATGCTGGGAGTGTTTTTCGCGCCCTATCTCCTGTTCGTCCGCTTTCTTCCGGTCATCTCCGCCTTCGAGGTGAAGGAAGCCTATGAGGAAACCGGGAGCTTGGACCATGCGTGAGCCCGGTGCCCATGTCGAACCTTTCGGCATCCTCGTCGAGTTCGACGCCGCCGAGAAGCTGATAAAGGCGGCAGGCCAGGCACGTGCCGCGGGATTTCGTTACCTGGACGCCTATTCGCCTTTTCCGCTTCCGGAGCTTTCAAAAGCACTGGAGATAGAGGACAATCGGGTAGCCTGGATCACGTTGGCTGGCGGAGTCTTCGGCGCGGCTGCAGGCTACGGTATGCAGGTTTACACGAATTGGGATTTCCCGATCGACATCGGCGGTCGCCCGCTGTTTGCCTGGCAGCCCTTCATGCTGATCACTTTCGAAACCTGCGTACTGTTTGCAGTCCTTGCCGCAGTGGTGGGAATGTTGCTTCTCAACCGGCTGCCACGGCTGCACCATCCGGTCTTCGACATTGCCACGTTTCATCTCGCCAGTGTCGATCGCTTTTTCCTGATCGTTTTCGGCAATGACCCGCAGTTCGACCCGCAGGCGACGGAAGCTTTCCTTCGTTCGTTGGATCCGTTGACGCTCGCTCTCGTGCACCAGACAGAGGAACCCGAATGACCAAGCTGTTCCTCGGTCTGGCCGCTGTGCTGCTCCTGCCGGCATGCGACGACATGGATCATCAGCCGCGCTACGATTCCTATGAAAGGAGCGGGCTTTTTGCGGACGGCCAGGCGATGCAGGCGCCGCCCGACGGTGCGGTGGCGCGGGACGATGAGAGCGACCGCGAGGAGCTCGAAACACGCCCGCCGATGTCGCTTGCCCTTCTGGCCCGCGGTCACGAGCGTTATGAGATCTACTGCACCCCTTGTCATGACCCCGCAGGGTACGGGAACGGCCGCGTCCCTTCCCGCGGATTTCCTCACCCTCCGAGCTTCCATATGGCGAGGCTCAGGGATGCTCCAGACCACTACATCGTCGACGTCATCACCAACGGACACGGCGTAATGTATTCCTATGCCGATAGGGTACTGCCGCGTGATCGGTGGGCGATCGCAGCCTATGTGAAGGCGCTGCAACTCAGCCAAAACGCCCCGCCGGCGGCGTTGGCCGGTTTGCAGGCGGAAAAGAAGGACGCGCAGCCATGAGCTCGGATTACCGGCGGGTACTCGGCTTTGTTGCTTTGCTTCTTGGTCTTGCGGCGACGCTTCCTGCGCCCCGCCAAGCATTGACCGGCTGGCTCGCCGCCTTCGTTTTACAAAGTGCAACGGTTCTCGGCGGATTGCTCTTCATCATGCTGGTGGATGTTATCCCGGGCATCTGGCGAAACATCGTGAGGCCGCCGGCAGCCATGCTAGCGGCGGG
It contains:
- a CDS encoding c-type cytochrome — translated: MTKLFLGLAAVLLLPACDDMDHQPRYDSYERSGLFADGQAMQAPPDGAVARDDESDREELETRPPMSLALLARGHERYEIYCTPCHDPAGYGNGRVPSRGFPHPPSFHMARLRDAPDHYIVDVITNGHGVMYSYADRVLPRDRWAIAAYVKALQLSQNAPPAALAGLQAEKKDAQP
- a CDS encoding DUF3341 domain-containing protein, whose translation is MREPGAHVEPFGILVEFDAAEKLIKAAGQARAAGFRYLDAYSPFPLPELSKALEIEDNRVAWITLAGGVFGAAAGYGMQVYTNWDFPIDIGGRPLFAWQPFMLITFETCVLFAVLAAVVGMLLLNRLPRLHHPVFDIATFHLASVDRFFLIVFGNDPQFDPQATEAFLRSLDPLTLALVHQTEEPE